In a genomic window of Vigna radiata var. radiata cultivar VC1973A unplaced genomic scaffold, Vradiata_ver6 scaffold_294, whole genome shotgun sequence:
- the LOC106754340 gene encoding keratin, type I cytoskeletal 9-like: MVILDGGGCRGEGENCGDDRGENGGKGGGEDGNGCENDSGEDRCENGGRGGDGCENNNGDRGENGGRGGGGCENNGGKSENGNSEGEGGDVGEHNVGGSGETGDIDGGGGGGGEASRGGKGEDDSGDGGGEDGDGVSKSRHEEGLETSKRPRTNKSSREPSLENNKMASHTGEGGSRARRTLVDYTTVVGPHRFNSIARPKVNAANMEMKPALIQLLHSMGGCGGLIPQQILPTKHGSSDNETLSERGMPSQTKGVFQLEPYDALLAQNKIITQQLEILTKKVMQPQKEHQNVAQFQQQLCELCGGDHINGQCAMPENLNEEVNYMGNQNQFRPNNYNQGWRSHPSNGPGQFGQTDGQYYKPPHQQQQWQQQPPSSDMNAQLQETLNQFM, translated from the exons ATGGTTATCCTTGACGGTGGTGGTTGTAGAGGTGAAGGTGAAAATTGTGGTGATGATAGAGGAGAAAATGGTGGTAAAGGTGGAGGTGAAGATGGAAATGGATGTGAAAATGATAGTGGTGAAGATAGATGTGAAAATGGTGGGAGAGGTGGAGATGgatgtgaaaataataatggtGATAGAGGTGAAAATGGAGGTAGAGGTGGAGGTGGATGTGAAAATAATGGTGGTAAAAGTGAAAATGGTAATAGTGAAGGTGAAGGTGGTGATGTAGGTGAACATAATGTTGGTGGTAGTGGTGAAACTGGTGATATTgatggaggtggtggtggtggaggtgaaGCTAGTAGAGGTGGTAAAGGTGAAGATGATAGTGGTGATGGTGGAGGTGAAGATGGTGACGGTGTGAGTAAAAGTAGACATGAAGAAG GGCTTGAGACCAGCAAAAGACCAAGGACAAACAAATCATCTAGAGAACCTTCTCTAGAGAATAACAAAATGGCTTCTCACACTGGTGAAGGAGGAAGCCGTGCTAGGCGTACCTTGGTAGATTATACCACAGTTGTTGGCCCACATCGCTTCAACAGCATTGCAAGACCAAAGGTCAATGCAGCAAATATGGAGATGAAGCCTGCTCTAATTCAACTG CTTCACTCAATGGGAGGATGTGGTGGCCTAATTCCTCAACAAATACTTCCCACCA AACATGGTAGTAGTGATAATGAGACACTCAGTGAGAGGGGGATGCCATCCCAAACTAAAGGGGTTTTCCAACTGGAGCCCTATGATGCCTTGCTCGCCCAAAATAAGATCAtcactcaacaattggagatcCTTACCAAGAAAGTGATGCAGCCACAGAAGGAACATCAAAATGTAGCACAATTTCAGCAACAACTCTGTGAATTATGTGGTGgggaccatattaatggtcaatgtgcaatGCCCGAGAACCTAAATGAAGAAGTCAATTACATGGGCAATCAAAACCAGTTTCGCCCTAACAATTACAATCAAGGGTGGCGATCTCACCCAAGTAATGGACCAGGACAATTTGGGCAAACTGATGGACAATATTATAAGCCCCCACATCAGCAGCAAcagtggcagcaacaacccCCCTCTTCAGACATGAACGCACAACTTCAGGAAACCCTCAACCAATTCATGTAG
- the LOC106754341 gene encoding uncharacterized protein LOC106754341, producing MGELEVKPARMSLLMADGSPKRPYGVVENVKLQVDNLMFLVDFVILEMEENTKIPIILGRSFLKTAKVIINVDEGTISLKNQEEEVILSACKTGRKHEENGTNPKAAFQDALGKVNRTAKARKKGKIYFLSQVPKQEKHNKGSIVHQSPLKKQEGLRPGLPVQCNKKLWVIKDFTADGFIEIESPTSRRTKKVNRKMLKIN from the coding sequence ATGGGAGAATTAGAAGTGAAGCCAGCCAGGATGTCTCTTCTCATGGCAGATGGATCCCCCAAAAGGCCCTATGGTGTAGTAGAAAATGTAAAGTTGCAAGTAGATAACCTGATGTTCCTGGTAGATTTTGTGATCCTAGAAATGGAGGAAAATACCAAGATCCCTATTATTCTCGGAAGGTCGTTCCTGAAGACGGCTAAAGTAATCATAAATGTTGATGAGGGAACCATATCCCTCAAAAATcaagaagaggaggtgatcCTGAGTGCCTGTAAGACAGGGCGGAAGCATGAAGAAAATGGAACCAATCCCAAAGCTGCATTTCAAGATGCACTCGGGAAAGTTAATAGAACCGCCAAAGCAAGAAAGAaaggtaaaatatattttttgtcacAGGTACCcaaacaagaaaaacacaacaaaGGATCAATTGTTCATCAAAGTCCTTTAAAAAAGCAGGAAGGACTAAGACCAGGCCTCCCTGTGCAATGCAACAAGAAACTCTGGGTGATAAAGGACTTCACCGCTGATGGATTCATAGAGATTGAATCTCCTACTTCTAGGAGAACCAAAAAGGTGAACAGGAAAATGCTAAAGATCAATTGA